One genomic region from Candidatus Goldiibacteriota bacterium encodes:
- the thrS gene encoding threonine--tRNA ligase — translation MITVNYKGKEYRAEQGKRAIEILKEAETETSAFLVASINGKFIDLGTPLNEGGELKAFTFEDAEGKQAFWHSTSHVMAAAVKRLFPDTKVTIGPSIDEGFYYDFDREKSFGDDDLVKIEEEMMKVIKENAAFSRQEISKKDAIKMFSDMGENYKVEIIEAINDDTVSTYTTAGFTDLCRGPHIGLAKKIKAVKLLKLAGAYWRGDEKNKMLQRIYGISFPSKEMLEQYLHTVEEAKQRDHRKLGKELDLFSTHEEFGPGLIYWHPKGGVIRKEMEDFWRNEHIKNGYDLIFSPHIAKIDLWNTSGHTGFYRDSMFDTMNIDKMEYQLKPMNCPFHILMYNNGKKSYRDLPLRWAELGTVYRYEKSGVLHGLMRVRGFTQDDAHIFCREDQLESEIIEALNFVMFILRTFGFSEFEVYLSTMPADHIGDDSVWIKAQDALKSALSIAGLKYGTDEGGGAFYGPKIDIKIKDALNRTWQCSTIQVDFNLPERFNINYTGKDGKEHRAIMIHRALMGSLERFFGVLIEHYKGAFPVWLAPKQVMILTITERCDDYAKELAAVLKKNNIRVALDLDSEKIGAKIRKATMDKVPYMLILGDKEVESRTVSVRKRTGEEEKGVDFSKFTEMVAGKIQNKDLGI, via the coding sequence TTTACTTTTGAAGACGCGGAAGGAAAACAGGCTTTCTGGCACAGTACTTCGCATGTTATGGCTGCGGCTGTTAAAAGGCTTTTTCCCGATACAAAGGTGACAATAGGGCCTTCCATAGACGAAGGATTCTATTATGATTTTGACAGGGAAAAAAGTTTTGGCGATGATGACCTTGTAAAAATTGAAGAAGAGATGATGAAAGTGATAAAAGAAAACGCGGCTTTTTCAAGGCAGGAAATATCAAAAAAAGACGCCATAAAGATGTTTTCTGACATGGGCGAAAATTACAAAGTGGAAATTATTGAAGCTATTAATGACGATACCGTAAGCACATACACCACGGCCGGGTTTACAGACCTTTGCCGCGGGCCCCATATAGGCCTTGCGAAAAAGATAAAAGCCGTAAAGCTTTTAAAGCTTGCCGGTGCTTACTGGCGCGGCGATGAAAAAAATAAAATGCTTCAGAGGATTTACGGTATTTCTTTTCCTTCAAAGGAAATGCTGGAACAGTATCTGCACACGGTTGAAGAGGCAAAACAGCGCGACCACAGAAAACTTGGGAAAGAACTTGATTTATTCTCCACGCATGAAGAGTTTGGGCCCGGTTTAATCTACTGGCACCCAAAGGGCGGCGTTATAAGAAAAGAAATGGAAGATTTCTGGCGCAACGAACACATAAAAAACGGTTATGACCTTATATTCTCCCCGCATATAGCAAAGATTGATTTGTGGAATACTTCCGGGCATACCGGTTTTTACCGCGACAGCATGTTTGACACTATGAACATAGACAAAATGGAATACCAGCTTAAACCAATGAACTGCCCGTTTCACATACTTATGTACAATAACGGCAAGAAAAGCTACCGCGACCTTCCTTTAAGATGGGCGGAACTTGGAACTGTTTACAGGTATGAAAAGTCGGGCGTCCTGCACGGGTTGATGAGGGTCCGCGGCTTTACACAGGACGACGCGCATATTTTCTGCAGGGAAGACCAGCTGGAATCTGAAATTATTGAAGCACTGAATTTTGTCATGTTTATTTTAAGGACATTCGGCTTCTCTGAATTTGAAGTGTATTTAAGCACTATGCCTGCCGACCATATCGGCGATGATTCAGTATGGATAAAAGCGCAGGACGCTTTAAAGTCTGCGCTTTCAATTGCGGGGCTTAAGTACGGCACAGATGAAGGCGGCGGCGCTTTTTACGGGCCAAAGATAGACATTAAAATAAAAGACGCGCTTAACAGAACGTGGCAGTGCTCCACAATTCAGGTGGACTTTAACCTGCCGGAACGTTTTAACATCAACTACACGGGAAAAGACGGCAAAGAACACAGGGCGATTATGATACACAGGGCGCTTATGGGTTCTTTAGAGCGGTTCTTTGGCGTGTTGATAGAGCATTACAAAGGCGCTTTCCCTGTATGGCTTGCGCCAAAACAGGTAATGATTTTAACCATTACAGAGCGCTGCGATGATTACGCGAAAGAACTGGCAGCGGTTTTGAAGAAAAATAATATCAGGGTTGCTCTTGATCTTGACAGCGAAAAAATAGGAGCCAAGATAAGAAAAGCCACAATGGACAAAGTGCCGTATATGTTAATTCTTGGCGACAAAGAAGTGGAAAGCAGGACCGTATCAGTAAGAAAGAGAACGGGCGAAGAAGAAAAAGGAGTGGACTTTTCAAAGTTCACTGAAATGGTAGCGGGTAAGATTCAGAATAAAGATTTGGGAATTTAA
- the radA gene encoding DNA repair protein RadA: MKKKTVFSCASCGYQSAKWLGKCPSCNEFNTFQEETEFKGKAGADYRKFESASAASPLKDIKAGEEERIQTGIEEADRVFGGGIVKGSLVLMGGEPGVGKSTIALDIADRIAARYGNVLYVSGEESLRQIKMRADRTGIKSESLKVMSETSVEKISEIIEKDKPALVVVDSIQTVYKEEIEGAAGSVNQLRESCAQLLYSAKKTNVPVIIIGHVTKEGSIAGPKMLEHMVDAVLYLEAEKYYQFKVLRAVKNRFGSTNEIGIFDMQASGIKEVKSPSKLLLDEMKETKTGSGIVTVMEGTRALLLEIQALTVRRSYGNPQRTVTGIDYNRFLLIVAILEKNLDLKLDNCDIFLNVAGGIKIVETAADLGAAAAIYSSHTGRPVSTKSVFLGELGLDGEVRPVRFLEQRLAEAERMGFKTAYVPERSKAGKSKMEIIKIANVSALTRL, translated from the coding sequence TTGAAAAAAAAGACGGTATTTTCCTGCGCAAGCTGCGGGTATCAGTCGGCGAAATGGCTTGGAAAGTGCCCTTCCTGCAACGAGTTTAACACGTTTCAGGAAGAAACAGAATTTAAGGGCAAAGCCGGCGCCGATTACAGAAAGTTTGAAAGCGCGTCTGCGGCAAGCCCGCTTAAGGATATTAAAGCAGGCGAAGAAGAGCGCATACAGACCGGAATAGAAGAAGCAGACAGAGTGTTCGGCGGCGGCATTGTAAAGGGTTCGCTTGTTTTAATGGGCGGCGAACCGGGCGTGGGCAAGTCCACAATCGCGCTGGACATTGCTGACAGGATAGCCGCGCGTTATGGCAATGTGCTGTACGTGTCGGGAGAAGAGTCCTTAAGGCAGATTAAAATGAGGGCGGACAGGACGGGAATTAAATCGGAATCGCTGAAGGTAATGTCAGAGACTTCGGTTGAAAAAATATCGGAAATAATTGAAAAAGACAAACCCGCCCTTGTGGTGGTGGATTCAATACAGACAGTGTATAAAGAAGAGATTGAAGGCGCGGCAGGAAGCGTTAACCAGTTAAGGGAAAGCTGCGCCCAGCTTTTATATTCCGCAAAAAAGACAAACGTGCCGGTGATAATAATAGGGCATGTGACAAAAGAAGGCTCAATTGCCGGCCCTAAGATGCTTGAACACATGGTGGACGCGGTTTTATACCTTGAAGCGGAAAAGTATTACCAGTTTAAGGTATTAAGGGCGGTTAAAAACAGGTTTGGCTCCACCAACGAAATAGGGATATTTGACATGCAGGCTTCGGGTATCAAAGAAGTAAAAAGCCCGTCTAAATTACTGCTGGATGAAATGAAGGAAACAAAGACAGGCAGCGGAATAGTAACAGTAATGGAAGGCACGCGCGCCCTTTTGCTGGAAATTCAGGCGTTAACCGTGCGCAGAAGCTACGGCAATCCGCAGAGGACGGTTACGGGTATTGATTACAACAGGTTTCTTCTTATAGTGGCGATTCTTGAAAAAAATCTTGATTTAAAACTTGATAACTGCGACATATTTTTAAATGTGGCAGGCGGCATAAAAATAGTTGAAACAGCGGCAGATTTAGGCGCCGCCGCCGCCATATACAGCAGCCACACAGGCAGGCCGGTTTCCACCAAGTCAGTATTTCTTGGGGAGCTGGGGCTGGACGGCGAAGTAAGGCCGGTGCGGTTTCTGGAACAGCGCCTGGCAGAGGCGGAAAGAATGGGTTTTAAAACAGCATACGTGCCGGAGCGTTCAAAGGCGGGAAAAAGCAAAATGGAAATTATTAAAATAGCAAACGTAAGCGCGCTTACAAGGTTATAA
- a CDS encoding PIN domain nuclease translates to MKYFIYLLFMAVSVSAGVMLYKSNALYGIITLSGAAAAALMIIGDIFLSGKEAKKGSVYPKLLDTSVIIDGRIKDICRAGFLEGTLIAPKFVLHELQYIADSSDHMKRSKGRRGLDILNDLRKMPSVTLEIVDKDYPQTREVDQKLVLMAKETGAKIITNDYNLNKTAEIQGVKILNINDLSNSVKPSFLPGERIGVKIMKEGKEKEQGIAYLTDGTMIVVDNARKLLNKKIDVVVTNVLQTDAGRMIFARYEQGGDSRENRGARGYFKRPFRRNDRNQNRNNNTNSNTQSAPVSEAHSEEPKKENE, encoded by the coding sequence ATGAAGTATTTTATTTATCTGTTGTTCATGGCAGTTTCGGTTTCTGCCGGGGTTATGCTTTATAAATCCAATGCGTTATACGGGATTATTACATTGTCCGGCGCGGCAGCCGCGGCCTTAATGATTATCGGCGACATATTCCTGTCAGGAAAAGAGGCAAAAAAGGGGTCAGTTTACCCTAAATTACTTGATACCAGCGTCATTATTGACGGAAGGATCAAGGATATCTGCAGGGCCGGATTTCTGGAAGGCACGCTTATCGCGCCTAAATTTGTGCTTCACGAACTTCAGTATATTGCTGATTCGTCGGATCACATGAAAAGAAGCAAGGGGCGCAGAGGGCTGGATATTTTAAATGACCTGCGCAAGATGCCAAGCGTTACGCTGGAAATAGTTGATAAGGATTATCCGCAGACCAGGGAAGTTGACCAGAAACTGGTATTAATGGCAAAAGAGACGGGCGCTAAAATTATTACTAACGATTATAATCTTAATAAAACCGCGGAGATTCAGGGCGTTAAGATTCTTAACATTAATGACCTTTCCAACTCGGTAAAGCCGTCTTTCCTTCCCGGCGAGCGCATAGGCGTGAAAATTATGAAGGAAGGAAAAGAAAAAGAACAGGGAATAGCATACCTTACTGACGGCACAATGATAGTGGTGGATAACGCCAGGAAACTTCTTAATAAGAAGATAGATGTGGTGGTTACCAACGTACTGCAGACAGACGCAGGAAGGATGATATTTGCCAGATACGAACAGGGCGGCGACAGCCGCGAAAATCGCGGCGCGCGCGGATATTTTAAAAGGCCGTTCCGCCGTAATGACAGGAACCAAAACCGTAATAACAACACTAACAGCAACACGCAGAGCGCGCCTGTAAGTGAAGCACACAGCGAAGAACCAAAAAAGGAAAATGAATGA
- the ispD gene encoding 2-C-methyl-D-erythritol 4-phosphate cytidylyltransferase, with protein MKTAAIIVAAGSGKRFGGAVPKQYLKLKGREILAHAVSVFEKSREIGLILLVVSPDYREFAEKKIVKKYGFKKVAGVIDGGAERYDSVYNALKFLKPVMPDNVLIHDGARPYFEPSLITDVLKELTKYSAAIPVKKVSLTVKKVKGGFLNGTLDRNELRTAETPQGFCYKEILKAYETTELNKLKPTDDALLFETRGKKVKAVEYEGINIKVTTQQDLEILKALPYFKKLKG; from the coding sequence ATGAAGACAGCGGCAATAATTGTGGCTGCCGGAAGCGGTAAACGCTTTGGCGGCGCCGTACCCAAACAGTATCTTAAGTTAAAAGGCAGGGAAATTCTTGCGCACGCGGTATCTGTTTTTGAAAAGTCGCGTGAAATAGGACTGATACTGCTGGTGGTATCCCCTGATTACAGGGAATTTGCCGAAAAAAAGATAGTTAAGAAATATGGTTTCAAAAAAGTAGCAGGCGTTATAGATGGGGGCGCGGAAAGATATGACTCCGTCTATAACGCCTTAAAGTTTTTAAAACCGGTAATGCCGGATAACGTTCTTATTCATGACGGGGCAAGGCCTTATTTTGAACCAAGCCTGATTACGGACGTTTTAAAAGAACTGACAAAATATTCCGCGGCAATTCCTGTTAAAAAAGTATCCTTAACAGTAAAAAAGGTTAAGGGCGGTTTTTTAAATGGAACGCTGGACAGGAATGAATTAAGGACGGCAGAAACGCCGCAGGGATTTTGTTATAAAGAAATCCTTAAAGCGTATGAAACCACAGAACTTAATAAACTTAAACCGACAGATGACGCGCTTTTGTTTGAAACGCGCGGAAAAAAAGTAAAGGCTGTGGAATACGAAGGCATTAACATAAAAGTAACCACGCAGCAGGACCTTGAAATATTAAAAGCCCTGCCGTATTTTAAGAAATTAAAGGGGTGA
- a CDS encoding 2-C-methyl-D-erythritol 2,4-cyclodiphosphate synthase, whose product MRVGIGYDVHRLKRGRRLFLGGVEFEKAEFGLEGHSDADVLIHAIMDAMLGAAGLRDIGYYFSDKDEKYKGIRSTELLKQVKELIEKEGYVIGNVDSIIVAEYPRVAPYIEKIKTSLAQCLGVKESQVAIKATTEEGLGFTGAKEGVSAHAVAVLKEKA is encoded by the coding sequence GTGCGGGTAGGCATTGGATATGACGTACACAGGTTAAAAAGAGGCAGGCGGCTGTTTTTAGGCGGAGTGGAATTTGAAAAAGCCGAATTCGGGCTGGAAGGCCACTCAGACGCGGATGTCCTTATTCACGCCATAATGGACGCAATGCTGGGCGCGGCGGGGCTTCGCGACATAGGGTATTATTTTTCGGATAAGGATGAAAAATATAAGGGGATAAGAAGCACGGAACTTTTAAAGCAGGTAAAGGAACTTATTGAAAAAGAAGGTTATGTGATAGGCAATGTGGATTCAATAATAGTGGCAGAGTACCCACGGGTTGCCCCATACATAGAAAAGATAAAAACATCGCTGGCGCAGTGCCTTGGCGTTAAAGAGTCACAGGTGGCAATTAAGGCCACGACAGAAGAAGGCCTTGGATTCACCGGCGCCAAAGAAGGCGTAAGCGCGCACGCGGTTGCAGTGCTTAAGGAGAAAGCGTAA
- a CDS encoding cysteine--tRNA ligase: MKLHNTMTGKTEEFVPVTAGEVKMYVCGPTVYNYFHIGNARIFVVFDTIRKYFEYSGYKVIFVQNITDIEDKIINKAAAENITWQDVVNKYTDAYFEDTQALKVKKPDVSPRATEEIEGMIKMISVLIEKGNAYASKNGVYFSVASFNGYGKLSHRNIDDLQEGARVDVDEEKKSPLDFALWKFSKPGEPFWESPWGKGRPGWHIECSVMSSKYLAETFDIHGGGADLIFPHHENEIAQSEACTGKEFAKYWMHGGYMNIKGEKMSKSKGNFVMVRDLLKDFSAEVIRMFILSAHYRGPLDFSYENMEPVKKGYSEYYYTLQRLNQRLEGININEQIKPDNKFIAEFKSSMDEDFNTSKAQAVIYNCLAEIKSKLPNMTDTDAAEYDAVLRVMGGVLGIVPEIKPVDLQVVDLVKQIGVLRAEKKYEEADLLKKKAADTGYILEFTKARTYIIRELQ; the protein is encoded by the coding sequence ATAAAGCTTCACAATACAATGACGGGAAAAACAGAGGAGTTTGTACCTGTAACGGCAGGCGAAGTGAAAATGTACGTCTGCGGGCCGACGGTATATAACTACTTTCATATAGGCAATGCCAGGATATTCGTGGTTTTTGACACCATAAGAAAATACTTTGAATACAGCGGGTATAAAGTGATATTTGTCCAGAACATCACTGATATTGAAGATAAAATAATAAATAAGGCAGCGGCAGAAAATATTACCTGGCAGGACGTGGTAAATAAATATACTGACGCGTATTTTGAAGACACTCAGGCGCTTAAAGTGAAAAAACCTGATGTAAGCCCGCGCGCCACAGAAGAAATTGAAGGCATGATTAAGATGATATCTGTATTAATAGAAAAGGGCAATGCCTACGCGTCAAAAAACGGCGTGTATTTCAGCGTGGCAAGTTTTAACGGATACGGCAAATTGTCACACAGAAATATTGACGACCTGCAGGAAGGCGCAAGGGTGGATGTTGATGAAGAAAAGAAAAGCCCGCTGGATTTCGCGCTATGGAAATTTTCCAAGCCGGGAGAGCCGTTCTGGGAAAGCCCGTGGGGCAAGGGCAGGCCGGGCTGGCACATTGAATGCTCCGTTATGTCATCAAAATACCTTGCTGAAACATTTGACATTCACGGCGGCGGGGCGGATTTAATATTCCCGCACCACGAAAATGAAATAGCGCAGTCAGAGGCGTGCACAGGCAAAGAGTTTGCCAAGTACTGGATGCACGGCGGATATATGAATATTAAGGGCGAAAAGATGTCCAAATCAAAAGGCAACTTTGTAATGGTACGCGACCTGTTAAAGGATTTTTCCGCGGAAGTTATAAGGATGTTTATATTATCAGCGCATTACCGCGGGCCGCTTGATTTTTCATATGAAAATATGGAGCCTGTAAAAAAAGGGTATTCCGAGTACTATTATACCCTTCAGCGTTTAAACCAGCGCCTTGAGGGTATTAATATTAATGAGCAGATAAAACCGGATAATAAATTCATAGCGGAATTTAAAAGTTCCATGGATGAAGATTTTAATACATCCAAAGCGCAGGCGGTGATATATAACTGCCTTGCGGAAATTAAGTCAAAACTGCCGAATATGACAGACACGGACGCCGCCGAATATGACGCTGTATTGCGTGTAATGGGCGGGGTGCTTGGCATAGTGCCGGAAATAAAACCGGTTGACCTGCAGGTTGTTGATCTGGTAAAACAGATAGGTGTTTTACGTGCAGAAAAGAAATATGAAGAAGCGGATTTATTAAAGAAAAAAGCGGCGGATACGGGTTACATCCTTGAATTCACCAAGGCGCGGACATATATCATAAGGGAGTTACAATAG